One segment of Bacillus alkalisoli DNA contains the following:
- a CDS encoding helix-turn-helix domain-containing protein: MEYIGHQLKYARERQNIDIEKLAALVGVTEETIVEIEEGKLDTQVSILYKLSDILKVSFKIGDMSI, from the coding sequence ATGGAATATATCGGCCACCAATTAAAATATGCAAGAGAAAGACAAAATATTGATATAGAAAAATTAGCAGCATTAGTCGGAGTTACCGAAGAAACGATTGTGGAAATTGAAGAGGGAAAGTTAGACACGCAAGTTTCTATTTTATATAAGCTATCAGATATTTTAAAAGTGTCGTTTAAGATCGGCGATATGTCGATCTAA
- the rluF gene encoding 23S rRNA pseudouridine(2604) synthase RluF — protein sequence MRLNKFISESGVASRRGADRLIEEGRVRINGRVAKVGDQVNPGDDIRVNGNQIRVARDNVYIALNKPVGITSTTEKNVKGNIVDLVNHPLRIFNIGRLDKDSEGLILMTNDGDIVNEILRVENQHEKEYIVSVDKPITDEFVKRMSEGVKILGTKTLPCKVTPLSKYDFNIVLTQGLNRQIRRMCSELGYEVYRLQRVRIMNIQLGNLPVGQWRDLTKKEKKKLFEELNYEPKEW from the coding sequence ATGCGCTTAAATAAATTTATTAGTGAATCAGGTGTCGCATCTCGCCGTGGTGCAGACAGGCTAATTGAAGAGGGTAGAGTAAGAATCAACGGGAGAGTAGCCAAAGTTGGTGATCAAGTAAATCCTGGTGATGATATTCGAGTGAACGGTAATCAAATTAGAGTTGCCCGTGACAATGTCTATATTGCCTTAAATAAACCTGTTGGCATTACAAGTACGACAGAAAAGAATGTAAAAGGGAACATAGTTGACCTTGTTAATCATCCGTTGCGTATTTTTAATATTGGAAGATTGGACAAAGATTCCGAAGGGTTAATTTTAATGACAAATGATGGAGACATCGTAAATGAAATTTTACGGGTAGAAAATCAACATGAGAAAGAGTATATCGTTTCTGTAGACAAGCCAATAACGGACGAATTTGTAAAACGCATGTCCGAAGGAGTAAAGATATTAGGAACGAAAACGTTACCTTGTAAAGTTACTCCTCTATCTAAATACGACTTCAATATTGTTTTAACACAAGGACTTAATCGTCAAATCCGACGCATGTGCTCAGAGTTAGGGTACGAGGTGTACCGTTTGCAACGTGTGCGAATCATGAACATTCAATTAGGTAACTTACCAGTCGGCCAATGGCGTGACTTAACGAAGAAGGAAAAAAAGAAGCTGTTTGAAGAATTAAATTATGAACCGAAAGAATGGTAG
- a CDS encoding ABC transporter ATP-binding protein — protein sequence MEYVVEMLNIRKEFPGIVANDDITLQLKKGEIHALLGENGAGKSTLMSILFGMYQPDRGSIKVNGEETKISNPNIANRLGIGMVHQHFKLVSNFTVTENIMLGNETTKWFTLDSKTAGKRVAELSKKYGLNVDPHAKIQDISVGMQQRVEILKMLYRNANVLILDEPTAVLTPQEIEELGKILKNLIAEGKSIIIITHKLKEIKAMADRCTVIRRGKTIGTVNVAETTTEKMAEMMVGRKVSFKVEKKQAIPGEVVLTLNNLSVKNSKGILGLKDVSLEVKKGEILGIAGVDGNGQSELVESITGLKHAETGSVIYEGEDITKTPVKARVAKGIAHIPEDRHKHGLVLDYTIQENMALHVYHKKPFSKRGLLNFKAMKEHADKIIKSFDVRSGQGGDSISRSLSGGNQQKAIIGREIELDPTLLIAVQPTRGLDVGSIEYIHKRLIEQRDNGKAVLLVSLELDEILNVSDRIAVVNNGQLVGIVNASETNENEIGLMMAGVEKEVKE from the coding sequence ATGGAATATGTAGTCGAGATGCTCAATATCCGGAAAGAGTTTCCTGGAATTGTTGCCAATGATGATATTACCCTTCAGTTAAAAAAAGGTGAAATCCATGCGTTACTAGGTGAGAATGGTGCAGGTAAGTCTACTCTTATGTCCATTCTATTTGGTATGTACCAACCAGATCGCGGTAGTATTAAAGTAAACGGAGAAGAAACAAAAATTAGCAATCCAAACATTGCGAACCGTTTAGGAATTGGAATGGTTCACCAACACTTTAAACTAGTAAGTAACTTTACCGTTACAGAAAATATTATGCTAGGTAACGAAACGACAAAATGGTTTACATTGGATTCCAAAACAGCCGGAAAACGTGTTGCGGAACTATCTAAAAAATATGGTTTAAACGTAGATCCACATGCAAAAATTCAAGACATCTCTGTTGGGATGCAACAACGTGTAGAAATTTTAAAAATGCTTTACCGTAATGCGAATGTTCTTATTTTAGATGAACCGACAGCAGTATTAACACCTCAAGAAATTGAAGAGTTAGGGAAAATCTTAAAGAACTTAATTGCTGAAGGTAAATCTATCATTATAATTACGCACAAGTTAAAAGAAATTAAAGCAATGGCAGACCGTTGTACCGTTATTCGCCGTGGTAAAACAATCGGAACGGTTAATGTAGCGGAAACAACAACAGAAAAAATGGCAGAAATGATGGTAGGGCGTAAAGTTTCGTTTAAAGTAGAAAAAAAGCAAGCAATTCCAGGTGAAGTTGTTTTAACTTTAAATAACCTTTCTGTAAAAAATAGCAAAGGTATTCTTGGACTAAAAGATGTTTCTCTTGAAGTGAAAAAAGGAGAAATCCTTGGTATTGCTGGGGTTGATGGAAATGGTCAATCGGAACTCGTCGAAAGTATTACAGGATTAAAACATGCGGAAACTGGCTCGGTTATTTATGAAGGGGAAGACATTACAAAAACCCCTGTTAAAGCAAGAGTAGCAAAAGGAATTGCTCATATTCCGGAAGACCGTCATAAACACGGTCTAGTTCTTGACTATACAATTCAAGAAAACATGGCATTACATGTTTATCATAAAAAACCATTCTCTAAGCGTGGCCTATTAAACTTTAAAGCAATGAAAGAACACGCAGATAAAATTATTAAAAGTTTTGATGTTCGTTCCGGTCAAGGCGGCGATTCTATTTCAAGAAGTTTATCTGGTGGTAACCAACAAAAAGCTATCATTGGTCGTGAGATTGAGTTAGATCCAACGCTATTAATTGCCGTTCAACCAACGCGTGGATTAGATGTAGGTTCTATTGAATATATTCATAAACGTCTTATTGAACAAAGAGACAATGGAAAAGCGGTATTGCTTGTATCATTAGAATTAGATGAAATATTAAATGTATCGGACCGTATTGCCGTTGTGAATAACGGACAATTAGTCGGAATTGTAAACGCTTCGGAAACAAACGAGAACGAAATCGGACTTATGATGGCCGGAGTGGAGAAGGAGGTAAAAGAATGA
- a CDS encoding C40 family peptidase, with protein MRKKLLFILLVFTFLFTTNSTFATNSITVSNSQQKIPLFSYSKLMPFYSSVTNSPFALFVAQLPDEKKRYVNGCVKPKLEKGHVVNVAATSLWLEPGENRSLDEPSLTTPVDLEKWTKSLSVDHKLWLVGKLETQALYGQEVTILQSKGDWIEVAVHDQSTPKNATGYPGWVPASHISEVETTYPNCKLAIVDANTTTLYHNASFSNPFMDISFNTRLPVVKEGADWIKVYTPADEFKYMRKEHVLVVDNESSIPKPQPGDVVESGMKFLGLPYLWAGTTGYGYDCSGFTHSVYKRHGIYIPRDASAQFKAGIAVAKSDLQPGDLLFFAYENGKGSVHHVGMYIGNGQMIHSPNSSKSIEIVSFQTGIYAAEYAGARRYID; from the coding sequence ATGAGGAAAAAGTTATTATTCATTTTACTAGTTTTCACATTCCTTTTTACTACAAATAGTACTTTTGCAACAAATAGTATTACTGTGTCAAACTCACAACAGAAAATACCATTGTTTTCGTATAGTAAACTTATGCCTTTCTATAGCTCGGTTACAAACTCACCCTTCGCTCTTTTTGTAGCTCAACTGCCTGATGAGAAAAAAAGGTATGTGAACGGATGTGTGAAACCAAAACTAGAAAAAGGTCATGTAGTGAACGTTGCAGCAACCTCCCTATGGTTAGAACCTGGCGAAAATCGATCGTTAGATGAACCTTCTTTAACGACGCCTGTTGATTTAGAAAAATGGACGAAAAGCTTGAGTGTCGATCATAAGCTATGGCTCGTTGGAAAACTGGAAACACAAGCCTTGTACGGTCAAGAAGTAACCATTTTGCAAAGTAAAGGTGATTGGATTGAGGTTGCAGTACACGATCAATCAACACCTAAAAACGCAACTGGTTACCCAGGTTGGGTGCCAGCTTCCCATATTAGTGAAGTCGAGACTACCTACCCAAATTGTAAGCTAGCTATTGTAGACGCTAATACAACGACTTTGTATCATAATGCGAGTTTCTCTAACCCCTTTATGGACATTAGCTTCAATACGAGACTTCCAGTTGTGAAGGAGGGGGCAGATTGGATAAAAGTATATACCCCTGCAGATGAGTTTAAATATATGAGGAAAGAACATGTTTTAGTAGTAGATAATGAGAGTTCTATACCAAAGCCACAACCTGGCGATGTAGTAGAATCAGGAATGAAATTTTTAGGGTTACCTTATTTATGGGCTGGTACAACTGGCTATGGCTATGATTGCTCTGGTTTTACCCATTCTGTTTATAAACGACATGGCATCTATATACCGCGCGATGCGTCTGCTCAATTTAAGGCAGGGATAGCTGTTGCAAAAAGTGATCTACAACCTGGTGACCTACTCTTTTTCGCCTATGAAAATGGAAAGGGCAGCGTTCACCATGTTGGAATGTATATCGGAAATGGTCAAATGATCCATTCTCCTAATTCTAGTAAAAGCATCGAGATTGTTTCGTTTCAAACAGGAATATATGCGGCGGAATATGCTGGGGCCAGGAGGTATATTGATTGA
- a CDS encoding ABC transporter permease translates to MWTLIQQIAPYAIIFTIPLLITALGALFSERSGVVNIGLEGLMVVGAFTGALVIVNMQMIWPGEQKALWLGLLIATIAGMLFSLLHAFASINLNANQIISGTAINMIAGAITVFLARTITGSGNIRINSFLPFDVTFLSLSDIPIIGSLLFTRTYPTTWLVLIILALSTFVLYKTAFGLRLRSCGEHPHAAEAAGINVRKMRYIGVMISGAYSGLAGAIIVTTFAGEFTGTVAGLGFLALASLIFGQWKPLGILAATLFFGFASTIANVSQVIPSLAIFPPVLLKIFPYVVTLLALIVFSKSSQAPKAVGEPFESGKR, encoded by the coding sequence ATGTGGACATTGATACAACAAATAGCGCCATATGCGATTATTTTTACGATTCCTCTTTTAATCACAGCATTAGGTGCGTTATTCAGTGAACGAAGCGGTGTAGTAAACATCGGTTTAGAAGGATTAATGGTAGTGGGTGCCTTTACAGGAGCATTAGTGATTGTTAATATGCAAATGATTTGGCCAGGAGAGCAGAAAGCGTTATGGCTAGGCTTATTGATAGCAACGATTGCTGGGATGTTATTTTCTTTACTCCATGCGTTTGCAAGTATTAACTTAAATGCAAACCAAATTATTAGTGGTACGGCTATCAATATGATTGCTGGAGCAATTACAGTGTTCTTAGCCCGTACTATTACTGGTAGTGGGAACATCCGTATTAACAGTTTCTTACCTTTTGATGTGACGTTCTTATCCTTATCAGACATACCGATTATCGGAAGTCTATTATTTACAAGAACATATCCAACTACATGGTTAGTATTAATCATTCTAGCTCTTAGCACCTTCGTTTTATATAAAACAGCATTTGGCTTACGTTTACGTTCTTGTGGGGAGCATCCACACGCGGCAGAAGCAGCTGGTATTAATGTTAGAAAGATGCGTTACATCGGTGTTATGATCTCTGGTGCCTATTCAGGTCTTGCTGGAGCTATTATCGTAACGACGTTTGCTGGTGAGTTTACAGGTACGGTTGCAGGACTTGGATTCTTAGCGTTAGCATCCTTGATTTTCGGTCAATGGAAGCCACTTGGAATTTTAGCGGCAACGCTATTCTTCGGTTTTGCTAGTACAATTGCAAACGTATCACAAGTTATTCCATCACTGGCTATATTCCCACCAGTGTTACTAAAAATATTCCCATACGTTGTAACGTTACTTGCGTTAATCGTATTCTCTAAATCTTCACAAGCTCCAAAAGCAGTTGGAGAACCTTTTGAGTCAGGGAAAAGATAA
- a CDS encoding EutN/CcmL family microcompartment protein, with protein sequence MKLAKVVGNVVSTIKTPSHQNKKLMVVVPVDTDGNKCGDALIAFDRFHAGIGDYVLVLEEGGAARDILEDPDGSFDAVIAGIVDRLH encoded by the coding sequence ATGAAACTCGCGAAGGTTGTTGGAAATGTCGTTTCGACGATTAAAACACCGAGCCATCAAAATAAAAAGCTTATGGTAGTCGTTCCAGTCGATACAGATGGAAATAAATGTGGAGATGCGTTAATCGCATTCGATCGCTTTCACGCTGGAATTGGCGATTATGTTTTAGTATTAGAAGAAGGTGGAGCAGCAAGAGACATTTTAGAAGATCCAGACGGTTCTTTTGATGCAGTCATTGCTGGAATCGTTGATCGATTACATTAA
- a CDS encoding DUF2254 domain-containing protein: MKKVLLRMKESIWVIPSIYCTISFVLTLVVLYVDMVHSDFLQNKIPILLMTSVDLAQIILGTISAALLTMTTITFSTIMVVLTTYTSQFSPRTLKDFVTKSSTMRVLGVFLGAFIYSIVTLLFMRKGTIDHPVISASVGVTVAIISLAFFAYFIHNVATSIQVSNLIYQLTEDALKTIKDEERDIENANKEKKDQPIEPPERFTSVHAVNGGTFGYIQLMDYKKLYELAEEKDYYIELKEYIGHYVSKESVILHIFHKEKELKFEIDDYITIGQERTPIQDIEFNIIKMVEIALRAISPGINDPNTAIDCIRFLRTPLTEALQRASNYEVFYNKDKTPRLLKKQESVEQLLYTTFYQLSHYGRQDISILLAVMDTLDHIAEHSKQEVKVEVIKFAQYVYRKFEEDLLEELDKKHLDSKMEKFKVTIP, encoded by the coding sequence ATGAAGAAAGTGCTTTTACGAATGAAGGAAAGCATTTGGGTGATACCTAGTATTTACTGTACTATCTCCTTTGTCCTTACGTTAGTAGTTTTATATGTGGATATGGTACATAGTGATTTTCTTCAAAATAAAATTCCTATCTTACTCATGACAAGTGTAGACTTAGCGCAAATAATACTAGGAACCATTTCTGCTGCTTTATTAACGATGACGACGATTACTTTCTCTACCATAATGGTCGTTCTAACAACATATACATCTCAGTTTTCGCCACGTACGTTAAAAGATTTTGTTACAAAATCCTCTACTATGAGGGTGCTTGGTGTATTTTTAGGGGCATTCATTTATTCGATTGTCACGTTATTATTTATGAGAAAAGGTACCATCGATCACCCCGTCATTTCTGCGTCGGTTGGCGTAACGGTAGCGATCATCAGCTTGGCTTTTTTTGCCTACTTTATTCATAATGTAGCAACATCTATTCAAGTGAGTAATTTAATCTATCAGTTAACAGAGGATGCATTGAAAACAATTAAAGACGAAGAAAGAGATATAGAGAATGCTAATAAAGAAAAGAAAGACCAACCTATTGAACCTCCTGAAAGATTCACATCTGTCCACGCGGTTAATGGAGGAACATTTGGCTACATACAACTAATGGACTATAAAAAGCTGTATGAACTAGCGGAAGAAAAAGATTATTATATTGAACTTAAAGAGTATATTGGACATTATGTATCAAAGGAAAGTGTTATATTACATATTTTCCATAAAGAGAAAGAGTTGAAATTTGAAATAGATGATTATATTACGATTGGTCAAGAAAGGACACCGATACAAGATATTGAATTTAATATTATCAAAATGGTGGAGATAGCGTTACGTGCGATATCACCAGGTATTAATGATCCAAACACGGCAATTGATTGTATTCGTTTTTTACGTACACCGTTAACAGAAGCTTTGCAACGTGCAAGTAACTATGAGGTTTTTTACAACAAGGATAAAACACCAAGGTTGTTGAAAAAGCAGGAGAGTGTAGAACAATTACTTTATACGACGTTCTATCAACTAAGTCATTACGGAAGGCAAGATATTTCAATTTTATTAGCAGTAATGGACACATTAGATCATATTGCAGAACATAGCAAACAAGAAGTGAAAGTAGAAGTGATTAAGTTTGCTCAATATGTGTACCGAAAATTTGAAGAAGATTTGCTTGAGGAACTGGATAAAAAGCATTTAGATAGTAAAATGGAGAAATTCAAAGTGACCATACCATAG
- a CDS encoding ABC transporter permease, whose product MRSTVVSLLAVLFGLIAGAILMALTGHNPFLGYQYLFEGGLKNISRIGNTLATATPLIFTGLSVAFAFRTGLFNIGAAGQMLFGGFCATAVGLSISAPQPILVGLMVLAGFLGGAAWAFIPGILKAKFNVHEVVSTIMMNWIAYWTIYYAVPAYFKGEFLETESKKLPDGATLRVGFLTDLFGGSYVNLGLFVAAIAVIVVAFIINKTTLGYELKAVGYNRDAAEYAGIAVNRGIVTSMLISGGLAGLGGMAQYTGNATSMQIGILPTQGFDGIAVALLGANTAVGVLFAAIFFGILYSGRGFMNAMTDIPPEIADSIIAIIIYFAAASILIERLVTYVLKKRRNKKSSTVEKKEEK is encoded by the coding sequence ATGAGAAGCACCGTAGTTTCTTTACTCGCTGTCTTATTCGGTCTGATTGCTGGTGCAATCTTAATGGCACTAACAGGCCATAATCCGTTTTTAGGATATCAATATTTATTCGAGGGTGGACTAAAGAACATCTCGAGAATTGGTAATACACTTGCAACCGCAACACCATTAATTTTTACTGGTTTATCTGTAGCATTTGCATTCCGTACAGGTCTATTTAACATCGGAGCAGCAGGACAAATGTTGTTTGGCGGATTTTGTGCAACAGCAGTTGGTTTATCTATCAGTGCACCGCAACCGATTTTAGTTGGTTTAATGGTTCTTGCTGGTTTCTTAGGTGGAGCTGCTTGGGCGTTTATACCTGGTATTTTAAAAGCAAAATTCAATGTACATGAAGTAGTTTCTACCATCATGATGAACTGGATTGCTTATTGGACGATTTACTATGCAGTGCCAGCTTATTTTAAAGGTGAATTTTTAGAAACAGAATCGAAAAAATTACCTGATGGAGCTACGTTAAGAGTAGGATTTTTAACGGACTTATTCGGTGGCTCTTACGTTAATTTAGGCTTGTTTGTTGCAGCCATTGCAGTTATCGTTGTGGCTTTCATTATTAATAAAACAACGTTAGGTTACGAATTAAAAGCAGTAGGTTATAACCGCGATGCAGCAGAGTATGCAGGTATTGCTGTTAACCGTGGAATCGTTACTTCTATGTTAATTTCCGGTGGACTAGCTGGTCTTGGTGGAATGGCACAATATACAGGTAATGCTACAAGCATGCAGATTGGTATTTTGCCAACACAAGGTTTTGACGGGATCGCAGTAGCGTTACTTGGGGCAAACACAGCAGTTGGGGTATTATTTGCAGCGATTTTCTTCGGTATTCTTTACTCTGGACGTGGATTTATGAATGCGATGACAGATATTCCACCAGAGATTGCTGATTCAATCATTGCCATTATTATTTATTTTGCTGCAGCAAGTATTTTAATTGAACGACTAGTAACTTACGTGTTGAAAAAACGTAGGAACAAGAAGTCTAGTACTGTAGAGAAAAAGGAGGAGAAATAG
- a CDS encoding BMP family lipoprotein, with product MKKGLFVLTIVMIAMSLLVACGSTGGSADKMKVGMVTDAGTIDDKSFNQGSWEGVLKAANELNLQERYLKPNGTTEADYVKEIDNLYDAGYKLIVTPGFKFETAIFAAQAKYEDAKFVLIDGAPHNGDWNTLVGDNTVSIFFAEHESGFLAGVATALELQDAQAGFIGGMEIPPVQKFNWGFQQGLAYANENFGTNVTMEAQNVVYQGSFDNVAAGQQIAAQMYERGVDVIFAAAGGVGVGAINEAKTRVATGSDVWMVGVDVDQYADGLLEGQDKSVILTSAMKRIDQAAFDMIKAEVNGEFPGGETLTFDAKNDGVGIPAENPNLSKETTDKVSEVYKLLQSGDIVVSGEQGDLIK from the coding sequence ATGAAAAAAGGACTTTTTGTTCTTACAATTGTAATGATCGCAATGTCATTACTTGTTGCTTGTGGTAGCACTGGTGGAAGCGCTGACAAAATGAAAGTCGGTATGGTTACAGATGCTGGTACAATTGACGATAAATCTTTTAACCAAGGTTCTTGGGAAGGTGTTTTAAAGGCTGCAAACGAGTTAAACTTACAAGAGCGTTACCTGAAGCCAAACGGAACTACTGAGGCTGACTATGTAAAAGAAATCGACAACCTTTATGACGCTGGATATAAATTAATCGTAACTCCTGGTTTTAAATTTGAAACAGCTATTTTTGCTGCTCAAGCTAAATATGAAGATGCAAAATTTGTTTTAATTGATGGAGCTCCACATAACGGGGACTGGAACACATTAGTAGGAGATAACACAGTATCTATCTTCTTCGCTGAGCATGAGTCTGGATTCCTTGCTGGTGTTGCTACTGCTTTAGAATTACAAGATGCACAAGCTGGATTCATCGGTGGTATGGAAATTCCTCCAGTTCAAAAATTCAACTGGGGCTTCCAACAAGGGTTAGCTTATGCTAACGAAAACTTTGGAACGAACGTAACAATGGAAGCACAAAACGTAGTATACCAAGGTAGCTTCGATAACGTAGCTGCTGGACAACAAATCGCTGCTCAAATGTACGAGCGTGGTGTTGATGTAATCTTCGCTGCTGCTGGTGGAGTAGGTGTAGGTGCAATCAACGAAGCAAAAACTCGTGTTGCAACTGGAAGTGATGTATGGATGGTTGGAGTTGACGTTGACCAATACGCGGACGGATTATTAGAAGGTCAAGATAAGTCTGTAATCTTAACTTCTGCTATGAAACGTATCGACCAAGCTGCTTTTGACATGATTAAAGCAGAAGTAAACGGTGAATTCCCAGGTGGAGAAACATTAACATTCGATGCAAAGAATGACGGTGTTGGTATCCCTGCTGAAAATCCAAACTTAAGCAAAGAAACTACTGATAAAGTTTCTGAAGTATATAAGTTATTACAATCTGGTGATATCGTTGTATCTGGTGAGCAAGGCGACTTAATTAAATAA
- the deoC gene encoding deoxyribose-phosphate aldolase: MIDHTLLKPDSTHEQIVKLCEEAKEYNFATVCVNPYWVSTAAKELKGTNVGITTVVGFPLGATNSYVKVAETRDAIASGATEIDMVMNIGALKSGDFETVKKDIEAVVLAAKGHAPVKVIIETGYLETEEKKKACILAKMAGADFVKTSTGFGPGCATPEDIKLMREAVGPDIGVKASACVRDLDTARKMVQAGATRIGASSGIAIVTGGKGTGY, encoded by the coding sequence ATGATTGATCACACATTATTAAAGCCAGATAGTACTCATGAGCAAATTGTGAAGCTTTGTGAAGAAGCAAAAGAATACAACTTTGCAACGGTATGTGTGAACCCTTACTGGGTATCTACAGCTGCGAAAGAATTAAAAGGTACTAATGTTGGAATTACAACAGTTGTTGGTTTCCCATTAGGTGCAACAAACTCATACGTGAAAGTAGCAGAAACTCGCGATGCAATTGCTAGTGGAGCTACAGAAATCGATATGGTAATGAACATCGGTGCTCTTAAATCTGGAGACTTTGAAACAGTGAAAAAAGACATCGAAGCAGTTGTATTAGCAGCTAAAGGTCATGCACCAGTAAAGGTTATTATCGAAACAGGCTACTTAGAGACAGAAGAAAAGAAAAAAGCTTGTATTTTAGCGAAAATGGCCGGAGCAGACTTTGTTAAAACATCAACAGGTTTCGGACCAGGATGTGCAACACCAGAAGATATCAAGCTAATGAGAGAAGCAGTAGGACCAGACATCGGTGTGAAAGCTTCTGCATGTGTAAGAGATTTAGATACTGCTAGAAAAATGGTACAAGCTGGAGCAACGAGAATTGGCGCTAGCTCCGGTATCGCAATCGTAACAGGCGGTAAAGGTACAGGGTACTAA
- a CDS encoding BMC domain-containing protein yields the protein MSNALGMIETKGLVGAIEAADAMMKAANVSLVGKVQVGGGLITVMVRGDVGAVKAATEAGADAAQRVGEFLGVHVIPRPHQDIEKILPQAK from the coding sequence ATGAGTAACGCATTAGGAATGATCGAAACTAAAGGTTTAGTAGGTGCTATTGAAGCAGCAGACGCAATGATGAAAGCAGCAAATGTTTCTTTAGTTGGTAAAGTTCAAGTTGGCGGCGGTTTAATTACAGTAATGGTACGCGGTGATGTAGGTGCAGTTAAAGCTGCTACTGAAGCTGGTGCAGATGCAGCACAACGCGTTGGTGAATTTTTAGGAGTACACGTAATTCCTAGACCACACCAAGATATCGAAAAAATTCTTCCTCAAGCAAAATAA